CGCCCGCGTCGAGTACACCGTCTCCTACTTTCCGGGCCGCGACGGCGTGCTCGGCCGGGTGGCCAGCTGTCCGTGGGCCGTCGTCGAGCCGACCCCGACCGGCCGGGAACCGGCGTGGATCCTCCGCTTCGCAGCGCTCGCCCCGGCGCTGTTGGCCCTCCCCGTCCTCGCGGCCGGCCTGACGGTGGATCTCACCGCCGAGACGCCCGTCCTGTCGGCGGTCGCGATCGGCTGGCTCGCCTGCTCGATTCCCAGCCCGCAGGACTTCTCTGTCGCGTTCTACGCCCACCGACTCCTCGCCGACGCGAGGGGCGCGACGAACGCAGCGACGCCGTTCTCCCGCGCAGACTGACGGTCGCCGGGACGTACCGCTCCGTGCTCGCGTTTCTCGAGGAACTGGATACCTGATCGACGGAGAGTATCGCGGAAAATCCGGGCGGGCCGTGGGGCACGAGTGAACTGGCCCGCGAAGGATCTACCAGCGAGCGGGTCACACAGCCACGAGTGACCGCGAGCGCTGATTGAGCACGAGTGATCCACCGGCGCTCACAGGGGTCGTTCGGGTGTCGATACGTCGCGGGTCGGCTATCGTGCCGACATCCGTATTACATAGTGTCGAACAATAAAGCTATCTATTGGCGCAACCATAGAACAATCTGAGACTTTTGTGGACAAACAGAATCGAGAGTCCAGATTCGGTTTACTTCCGAGTTTGGTCGGATGCCGGCCGAATCTCGAGCACTATGCTACCGCAGCGGGATGCTAGAGTAGAATTGTCCTCGAACCGTCGCCAGCCGCGTATGCAGCGTCCAGCGACTCAGGGGTCGATCGCGAGCGGCGTCAAGCGGTCCGACAGTTCCGCGCTGATGAGTGCCGCGTGGCTCCGCCGCAGCCGTTCCGAGAGCGCCTGGTGGGAGATCCCCAGTTCGGCGGCGAGTTCCTCGAGGGTCACCTGTCGCGGCACGTCGAAGTAGCCCAGTTCGTGGGCCTTGGCGATCGTTTCGTACTGGATCTCGGTCAGCGGCGTCCGGACCCGGTCGAGGTCTTCCGTCCCGCTGACGCGCGTGACTTCGACGCGGTACTCGTACTGCTCGAGGAGTCGGTGTGCCGTCGAGACCGATTCGCGGTCGTGATACAGCAACTGCAGCGCCCACCGACCGTCCCGGCCGTTCGCGGAGAGGATCGCGCCGTCGTTCTCCGAGACGATCTCTTCGAACAGTTTCAGGCGCTCGCCGAACTCGAGTCGGAAGAGCCACCGGTTGCGGTCGGTGCCGGCGTCATCGTCGACGTCGGCATCGGCGTCGGCGTCGGCGCCGGTTCCAGTGCCAGTATCGGCACTCGCCTCCGTTCCGGAGCCGCCGGTCACGTTCGCGATGACCTCGACCGACGGATCCGCCTCGAGCGCTTGCGCGACGGTTCGTCGGTCCGGCCCAGAGACGCGGACGAGCGGCGGCCCGTCGCCGATCATGCCGCCGATCTGGCACTCGAACGTCGGGACCCGATCGAACGCGCGGGCGAGTCCGAGGCGATCAGCCGGAACGTCGAGTTCGACGACCGTCGTCATCACCGAAACCCACCACGAAGACGTATAGACGCGTTGGGTTTCCGGTAGCCTTTCCCGCCACCCAATCGCCGTGAGAGTCCGCCTATCCACACATTTCGATAGCATAACTGGTCAGCCAACGAACGTGCGAGACGAATCACAACGGCTGAGTGTCACCCGTCGGAACGCGCGCCTATGGAGTCGGATACGGACGCGAGTACGGATACGACCGCGGACGCGGACACGGGTACGGACTTAGAATCGTTCGTCGCCACGAACCTCGAGCGCTACGCGGACACCCAGGGCGTCCTCCCCGAACGACTCGAGGAATTCGGCGCGACCTATCGGGAGCAGGGGTATCTCACCCGGAAGCAGTTGTACGACATCGCCTACGAATCCTCCACCCGCAGCGCCTACCACGTCGAACGAAATCCGCCGGAGCGGTGTCGTACCGTCACCGCGAACGTCCTCGCGGTCGACGACGACTTTTCGAAGATTCAGCTGCTGACCGGCCTTACCGGGTTCAAGGCGCCGACCGCCTCGTGCGTGCTGACCGCGTCCGACCCCGACCGGCACGCCGTCGTCGACACCCGCGTCTGGGCTTCCCTCGAGCGACTCGGCTATCTCGAGGGGCGCAAGGAGTCGTTCGACGCGGCCGACTACGTGGCGATGATCGAGCCGATTCGAGCGATCGCCGCGGAGACGGGCTACAGCGTCGCCGACGTCGGCTACGCGCTGTTCGCGTACGATGCGGAGGTTCGGGAAGGGACGTTGCACTGAGTTCGTTCGACCGGACCCTAGAACCGCGCGAATTACAGTGCGCGTCGGTCCTCCCGCTGCGCGCTCCCTCGAGCAATCGAGCGACGGAGCCCGTATTCCGGCGTGTCGGCCAGTTCAGGCGTTCTGTTTAACCGAGTCTGTTGCCAAGCGTCGGTGATGAATATTCCTACCGACCGGCTCCTCATCATGGTCGTCGTCGTCACCGCGTTCGCGGTCCTGTTCGTCGGCTGGGCGGGCGGACTCGTCGAAGCCGAAGCCGTCGGCCTGAGCGAGCTCGGACTCCAGGTCGGGCTCGCCGCCGTCTTCCTCGGCGTGATCGCCGGCATCTGGTACCAGTTCAGCCGCATCGACGAGGAGCGCGGCGACCGCTGATTCGCCGGTACCGGAATCGAAACCGCTTTGCCGCCGTTTTCGATGGTATTGGATCCTGTGTAACTCATCGCAGCCGGACCTTGCAAGTCTCCCCCACACGCTTATTCGGGGTTCACCTGTCTATCGGGATATGCGTCGCAGAAACCGGGCGGGACCGTCGGGTCCTTTCCGCCGGTCGCTTTCCCGTGAACTGGCCGAGTTCGAGGACGAACTCGAGAAAACCAAACAACACGTCGTCCAACTGGAAAACACGCTCCGGGGCGTCGTCCGGGACGCGAACGACATTTCGGTCGGCGGTCCCTGCTCGTGCGGCGAGAGTCTGCTGCTGATCCGGCAGCGCGTGATCTACTGCCCGCAGTGCGAGTACAAGCGGACGATCTGATCGAGAGACGTCGCGCGAACGCGGGCAACGGCGGGCGAAGCTGCCGGCCGGAGATTTTTGAGGCGCACTGCCCTGTACCGTATATGGCCACCCGACCCCCGATCGAATGCCCCATCTGTCACGACGATCTGCCGCGCGATCTGCGCCTCGAGGACCATCTGGTCGGGACGCACTCGAAGCGAAAGTTAGCGAAGTTCGTCGTGTCGGAAACGGAGGCGCTGCGCGAGGGCGATATCGCGGAATAGACACGTCCCGTCGCTCACCGGTTACTCGTCGCTTCGCAGCCGAACACCTCGACTACCGCTCGAGCCTCGAGACCCAAACCAGCGCGCGGTACGGTAACTCGGAGGGCACTCCCCTAGTGTATTTTGACGTACATTCATGGCCTGTGCTACCAAATTACACCCGATATCGCTATTCATCAAAGTCACCTATGTCAAGTTTCAGAGTTTCTTCAGCACGAAGTTCCTCGAATTCCTCCCACTCACTCGCTCGGTAGTAGTGGCGACGGATCGTTTCCGGCCGCGCGTTCACCCGACCGGCGACCGTCTCGATCGCGAGCCCCTGGAGCAACTGCCACGTGATCGATCCCGTTCGAATCGCGTGTGGACTCCGTGACGACGGACACTTGCTCGCGTGGTTCCGACGGGCATAATCGCACGTCTCGCGTCGATTCCCGTGCGGACACTGCGTGACGTGACACGGGAACGTGCTCATGTACGACCATGCCCGGAACGTCGTATCCGACGGCCGTCCCTGACGTCCACAGAACAGCGGCTCTCGGCCTTCCTCGTCGCGCTTGTCGAACCGCTCGCGAGCGATGTACGTCCGAAGGGCCTTCACAACCGGTTCCGAGATTCCGACGACACGCTCGCCGTCTTCCTTGTTCTTCAGTAGTGTCGGCGGCCGGTGGCGAAACTCGAGCGTCTGTCGATCCGGATTGAAGTCTCGAAGATCCAGCGCGCGAATGCCGCCCATCCGCGCGCCCACGTGCCACGCAACCTCGAGAAAGGCGTGTCTCGGTGTCCCGAACAGCGTATTCGAATTCCGGAAGTACGACAGTAACGCGTTCGCATCTTCGGGCTTAAGCATCACATCGCTCGATTCCTCCGCTTTGCTGAGCGACGGGATGTTTACCTTGCCCGGGAGATCGTTGTCGACGACATCGATCGACGCACAGTAATCGAGCAACTGTTTCAGAGTCATCAGCTGCCCTTTCAGCGTCGTAGGTGCGATGTCGGCGGCCTCGCGATCTGCTCGGTACTCATCGAGATCCCAGCCGGTCAGTTCCGACATCGACTCGATTCCCTCGTCTTCGGCCCACTGCACGAACCGAGTCAGTCGGTTCTCGTAGCTTCGGACTGTCTTCTCGGTGTTCTCTTGCTTTCGTCGCGAAAGGAACCGATCACGGGCCTCCCGTGGAGAGAGATCTCGGCTCACAATTGATCACCGTCTCCGGAGCCATCGGTTGCAACGACCTCGATCTCGCAAGCGTCCGCGAGCCGCTCGACACGCTGGTATAGCAGCCCATGCCCATCGTCCGTCAGCACATACTCGTTCGTGCGCTTGTCCAGCGTAGATTTCTCGACAAGCCCACGTTCAACGAGCGAATCGAGGTTCGAGTACAGTCGCCCGTGATTCACCTCACCGTACTGGGGTTCGAGCTGGCGTTTGATCGCAAGTCCGTAACTGGTCTCGTCGGCGATCTCGAGGCGTGCGATCGCCTCCAGGACGTCGCGTTGAAATCCGGAAAGATCAGCCCACGTTGTACCGCCGTCGGCGACGAGTCGTTGATCAGTAGCGAGCGATGCGTCTGTCGTGTCGGGGCTTTCAAGGCCCCGCGAATCATCGGCGTACATGGCTTCGGTACCGTGCTTACCGGAGCCGCGCGGACCCGGTGGAACCAACACCGGCCCGCAGTTTTCGTAGTGCGGACCCAACGGACAGTCGGGTCCACGTGAAACCCCGGTTAGTCCTGTAACTATAGTCCACTGACTTATATCCTTCGTAGATACGAAGATATAGAATACTAAATACGCATCCGCGAATGACAGTATATGCGTATACGAGTTTTCAGAAATGGATGTAGGGGTTCTAAACAAGCGTGGGCCCGCTCTCGGAACATGCGAGAGCGGGCTGACTGGATGGTGCCTCTGGATGACGCTATCCTGGAATATGTGAGAGACGCAGGTGAGGTACCACCAGCAGTCATCGGCAGGAACATCGACTCTCATCCGAACTACACCGGACAGCGATGCCGTATCCTCGCGGA
The DNA window shown above is from Halopiger xanaduensis SH-6 and carries:
- a CDS encoding tyrosine-type recombinase/integrase, with the translated sequence MSRDLSPREARDRFLSRRKQENTEKTVRSYENRLTRFVQWAEDEGIESMSELTGWDLDEYRADREAADIAPTTLKGQLMTLKQLLDYCASIDVVDNDLPGKVNIPSLSKAEESSDVMLKPEDANALLSYFRNSNTLFGTPRHAFLEVAWHVGARMGGIRALDLRDFNPDRQTLEFRHRPPTLLKNKEDGERVVGISEPVVKALRTYIARERFDKRDEEGREPLFCGRQGRPSDTTFRAWSYMSTFPCHVTQCPHGNRRETCDYARRNHASKCPSSRSPHAIRTGSITWQLLQGLAIETVAGRVNARPETIRRHYYRASEWEEFEELRAEETLKLDIGDFDE
- a CDS encoding helix-turn-helix transcriptional regulator — translated: MYADDSRGLESPDTTDASLATDQRLVADGGTTWADLSGFQRDVLEAIARLEIADETSYGLAIKRQLEPQYGEVNHGRLYSNLDSLVERGLVEKSTLDKRTNEYVLTDDGHGLLYQRVERLADACEIEVVATDGSGDGDQL
- a CDS encoding helix-turn-helix domain-containing protein; the encoded protein is MTTVVELDVPADRLGLARAFDRVPTFECQIGGMIGDGPPLVRVSGPDRRTVAQALEADPSVEVIANVTGGSGTEASADTGTGTGADADADADVDDDAGTDRNRWLFRLEFGERLKLFEEIVSENDGAILSANGRDGRWALQLLYHDRESVSTAHRLLEQYEYRVEVTRVSGTEDLDRVRTPLTEIQYETIAKAHELGYFDVPRQVTLEELAAELGISHQALSERLRRSHAALISAELSDRLTPLAIDP